A single region of the Anaerostipes rhamnosivorans genome encodes:
- a CDS encoding glycerol dehydrogenase, producing MASIIASPSRYIQGKGEIKNLCTYAENYGSNLFVLTSPSGRKRVEPSITEGQKDAKITYEAFNGECCMTEINRVMDMCKKAGSEVIVGIGGGKIHDTAKAVGYYMKKPVIIVPTIASTDAPCSALSVIYSDEGVFEKYLFLPASPNMVLVDTDIVSKAPERLLVAGMGDALATYFEARACKQSDASNCVGGKITRAAMALAELCYETLIDEGIDAKLAVRENICTKAVEHIIEANTYLSGIGFESGGLAGAHAIHNGLTAIPETHELYHGEKVAFGTLVQLVLEGADQDEIQEVLGFCQEAELPTTLADLGIKEVKEDQIMEVARLACSPDDTLGNMPFEVTPEDVYAAIIAADALGRYY from the coding sequence ATGGCAAGTATTATCGCAAGCCCAAGCCGTTATATCCAGGGAAAAGGGGAGATCAAGAACCTGTGTACATATGCGGAAAACTACGGAAGCAACCTTTTTGTACTGACAAGCCCATCCGGAAGAAAAAGGGTGGAACCTTCCATCACAGAAGGACAGAAAGATGCCAAGATCACTTATGAAGCATTTAACGGAGAGTGCTGCATGACAGAGATCAACCGTGTCATGGATATGTGCAAGAAGGCAGGAAGCGAAGTCATCGTGGGAATCGGCGGCGGAAAGATCCACGATACTGCAAAGGCAGTGGGTTATTACATGAAGAAGCCAGTGATCATCGTGCCGACCATTGCATCTACCGACGCTCCGTGCAGCGCACTGTCTGTGATCTATTCTGACGAAGGTGTATTTGAGAAATATCTGTTCCTTCCTGCAAGTCCGAATATGGTGCTGGTAGACACCGACATCGTCAGCAAAGCACCGGAACGCCTGTTGGTAGCAGGAATGGGAGACGCTTTGGCAACGTATTTTGAGGCGAGAGCATGTAAACAGTCCGACGCATCCAACTGTGTAGGAGGAAAGATCACACGTGCGGCAATGGCTCTGGCAGAGCTTTGTTATGAAACCCTGATCGATGAGGGGATTGACGCGAAACTTGCTGTCCGTGAGAATATCTGTACAAAAGCAGTGGAACATATCATTGAGGCAAACACCTATCTTTCCGGTATTGGATTTGAGAGCGGGGGCCTGGCAGGGGCACATGCCATCCACAACGGTCTGACCGCGATCCCGGAAACCCATGAGTTATACCATGGAGAAAAGGTAGCCTTCGGAACTCTGGTACAGTTGGTCCTGGAAGGGGCAGATCAGGATGAGATTCAGGAAGTCCTTGGTTTCTGTCAGGAGGCAGAACTTCCGACGACCCTTGCAGATCTGGGAATCAAAGAAGTAAAAGAAGATCAGATCATGGAAGTGGCACGCCTTGCATGTTCTCCGGATGACACTCTCGGCAACATGCCGTTTGAGGTGACACCGGAGGATGTATATGCAGCCATCATTGCAGCAGACGCACTGGGAAGATATTATTAA